A genomic segment from Polyangium mundeleinium encodes:
- a CDS encoding OmpA family protein, with protein MRTSKGYRWLLCAAALGSIAGIAAPASADDLAINRFYPSAAGDRLFGVQSPFVNGELTPHAALIVDYAHNPLVLRRRSDDESLGSVVSNQLYLHLNGSFALFERLLVNVDVPVALYQSGENPTNTLGISSPSGADFGDLRLGLRLRVLGDYDSLFQLAIGGYVWVPTGTGTFVTDNSVRGLPQVIIGGKHDRFVYSAAIGPEIRPDQNYFGNVLLGTTFVAGGGIGFLLGEERNFQIGPEFNVVASMRETTRQSLNAEALVGAKYRFADNFEAGVAAGPGLASGIGTPDFRVVGSLAYTPKWTAKDTDQDGIVDKEDACVDVKGVKHSDPKKNGCPSDRDDDTILDVQDACPDLKGVANADPKKNGCPPDSDDDGIYDDKDACPDVKGVADPDPAKNGCPPDKDKDGILDVQDACIDVPGVADPDPKKNGCPPDKDNDGVYDAQDACPDIPGIKTSDPATNGCPGDTDGDTIRDDKDACPNEKGKPDPDPKQNGCPKAVRVTETEVIILQQVQFDTAKATIRKVSDTLLDEVAAVLNEHPELIKVEVQGHTDSRGSKQLNTKLSQARADAVKAALAKRGVSADRLATMGYGPDRPAADNATEEGRQANRRVQFVILEKKMKDGSIKKYENVAPPAPPPAAPKGAAPKGAAPAAPKGAAPAPAAPKGAAPAPAAPKGAAPAPAAPKKAAPAPTKK; from the coding sequence ATGCGAACTTCCAAGGGATATAGGTGGCTGCTCTGCGCGGCGGCGCTGGGGTCGATCGCGGGCATCGCCGCGCCGGCAAGTGCGGACGATCTCGCCATCAACCGGTTCTACCCCTCTGCGGCCGGTGATCGGCTCTTCGGCGTCCAGTCGCCCTTCGTGAACGGGGAGCTCACGCCGCACGCCGCGCTCATCGTCGACTACGCGCACAACCCCCTCGTGCTGCGCCGCCGAAGCGACGACGAGTCGCTCGGCTCGGTCGTGAGCAACCAGCTCTATTTGCACCTCAACGGGTCGTTCGCGCTCTTCGAACGGCTGCTCGTCAACGTCGACGTCCCCGTCGCGCTCTACCAAAGCGGCGAGAACCCCACCAACACGCTCGGCATCAGCTCGCCGAGCGGCGCCGATTTCGGCGACCTGCGCCTCGGCCTCCGCCTGCGCGTGCTCGGCGACTACGACAGCCTCTTCCAGCTCGCCATCGGCGGCTACGTCTGGGTGCCCACGGGCACGGGCACGTTCGTGACGGACAACAGCGTCCGCGGCCTCCCGCAGGTGATCATCGGCGGCAAGCACGACCGGTTCGTGTACTCGGCCGCGATCGGCCCGGAGATTCGCCCCGACCAGAACTACTTCGGCAACGTCCTGCTCGGCACGACGTTCGTGGCGGGCGGCGGTATCGGCTTCCTGCTCGGCGAGGAGCGAAACTTCCAGATCGGCCCCGAGTTCAACGTCGTCGCCTCGATGCGCGAGACGACGCGGCAGAGCCTCAACGCCGAGGCGCTCGTCGGCGCGAAGTACCGCTTCGCGGACAACTTCGAGGCAGGCGTCGCCGCCGGCCCCGGCCTCGCCTCCGGCATCGGTACGCCGGACTTCCGCGTCGTCGGCTCGCTCGCGTACACGCCGAAGTGGACGGCGAAGGACACGGACCAGGACGGCATCGTCGACAAGGAGGACGCCTGCGTCGACGTGAAGGGCGTCAAGCACTCCGACCCGAAGAAGAACGGCTGCCCGTCGGATCGCGACGACGACACGATCCTCGACGTGCAGGACGCCTGCCCGGACCTGAAGGGCGTGGCGAACGCGGATCCGAAGAAGAACGGCTGCCCGCCGGACAGCGACGACGACGGCATCTACGACGACAAGGACGCCTGCCCGGATGTGAAGGGCGTGGCCGATCCGGATCCCGCGAAGAACGGCTGCCCGCCCGACAAGGACAAGGACGGCATCCTCGACGTGCAGGACGCCTGCATCGACGTGCCCGGCGTGGCCGATCCGGATCCGAAGAAGAACGGCTGCCCGCCGGACAAGGACAACGACGGCGTCTACGACGCGCAGGACGCGTGCCCGGACATCCCCGGCATCAAGACGAGCGATCCGGCGACGAACGGCTGCCCCGGCGACACCGACGGCGACACGATCCGCGACGACAAGGACGCCTGCCCGAACGAGAAGGGCAAGCCCGATCCGGATCCGAAGCAGAACGGCTGCCCGAAGGCGGTTCGCGTCACCGAGACCGAGGTCATCATCCTGCAGCAGGTGCAGTTCGACACGGCCAAGGCGACGATCCGCAAGGTCAGCGATACGCTGCTCGACGAGGTCGCGGCCGTGCTCAACGAGCATCCGGAGCTCATCAAGGTCGAGGTGCAGGGCCACACCGACAGCCGCGGCTCGAAGCAGCTCAACACGAAGCTCTCGCAGGCGCGCGCTGACGCGGTGAAGGCCGCGCTCGCCAAGCGCGGCGTGAGCGCGGATCGCCTCGCGACGATGGGCTACGGCCCGGATCGTCCGGCGGCCGACAACGCGACGGAAGAGGGCCGCCAGGCGAACCGCCGCGTGCAGTTCGTCATCCTCGAGAAGAAGATGAAGGACGGCTCGATCAAGAAGTACGAGAACGTCGCGCCGCCCGCGCCGCCGCCCGCCGCGCCGAAGGGTGCTGCTCCGAAGGGCGCCGCGCCTGCGGCCCCGAAGGGCGCGGCTCCCGCGCCTGCCGCGCCGAAGGGCGCTGCTCCCGCGCCTGCGGCCCCGAAGGGCGCGGCTCCCGCGCCTGCCGCCCCGAAGAAGGCTGCGCCGGCTCCCACCAAGAAGTGA
- a CDS encoding MopE-related protein codes for MRRHWLLAGLASVTALGICARDAAAAQNLRVQVDQRGDFLLIGNTLGYDCAGSPPAPVVGTVGTCGADATTDSGVDILWRSEEPGAGQAQTNTGITVANARSTAILTIPAGATVTHAYLYWGATRSSSGADTTATIDRPNGFSENLTSIQSYTTSTHNAYQSVANITTIVQQQGSGAYRVSGVDVENPVGQGTDDETTFAGWYMIVLYERASDPPRNLAIFDGLDIVANGAPQNVTLSGFLVPPAFANARLGVVAFEGDTTLTGDSFSFGAAPPLSNALNPETNFFNRTRSNLGLPVTVAGDLPQLTGTAGSLSGMDMDIVDITSKLSAGQKSAPIAATSTQEQYWLAGFVTSIPTYKPDFSTSVKTAVDVNGGALLVGDTVEYTIAVTNTGNDTAINTVLKDPLPMGVTYVPGSIEVVSGPNTGAKTDALADDQGEYDAGTNTVFIRIGTGANAMNGGTMLVNDTTTVKFRVTVNPDATGTILNQAIITAAGQTGASAEDTPTDGNGPSPNEPPTPIYIDQCASDANCMAPTPACNVAGTPNTCVQCVTDTHCGGATPSCDVATNTCVCVPTGAEICDGLDNDCNDTIDDGFNVGMACSAGEGACMTSGVFACLPNGTSACNAFPDEPGTETCNNIDDNCDGTVDDGFNVGMACSAGVGACMASGVLACNAMGVSACNAVPGMPGPEVCGDGIDNNCDGVTDVGCQDSDGDGLPDDVENQAGTDPNDADSDDDGVPDGEEPDWNVDTDGDGLINALDPDSDDDGLFDGTELGKDCTNPATDPDAQSCRPDADPSTTTDPLDPDTDNGGVSDGDEDTNLNGKIDAGERDPNDPADDSNAPTDSDGDGLSDDLEEQIGTNPNDADSDDDGVLDGQEPNPSADTDGDGLINALDPDSDNDGLFDGTEMGKDCSNPATDTSKGKCIADEDPSTTTSPLDADTDNGGVIDGSEDVNRNGKVDPGEIDPNNGSDDSTKLDNDSDGLTDDYENEIGTNPDDADSDDDGVIDGEEPNPTDDTDGDGIINALDPDSDGDGLKDGTEMGKNCSNPATDASKGNCVPDGDNGATTTSPVNADTDGGGVSDGDEDTDKDGVIDPNERDPNDPQDDNVVPPTDSDNDGLTDDEEAELGTDPNDADSDDDGVPDGQEPKPGEDTDGDGKINALDPDSDNDGLFDGTELGLGCSNPATDAAAETCIPDADMGKTKTDPLDADTDNGGLKDGEEDKNKNGVVDAGESDPLDPADDAVDGTILTGHGLCAARPGSDATPGVGFLLALAAGTALIRRRRRG; via the coding sequence ATGAGACGACATTGGCTTTTGGCGGGGCTCGCGAGCGTGACGGCGCTCGGGATCTGCGCTCGCGACGCTGCTGCCGCGCAGAACCTGCGCGTGCAGGTCGATCAGAGGGGCGACTTCCTCCTCATCGGCAACACGCTCGGCTACGACTGCGCAGGGAGCCCCCCCGCACCGGTGGTCGGCACCGTCGGGACGTGCGGCGCCGACGCGACGACCGACAGCGGCGTCGACATCCTGTGGCGCTCGGAGGAGCCGGGCGCCGGACAGGCCCAGACGAACACGGGCATCACGGTCGCGAACGCGCGGAGCACCGCGATCCTCACGATCCCAGCAGGTGCGACGGTTACGCACGCGTACCTCTACTGGGGCGCGACGCGCAGCTCCTCGGGCGCTGACACCACGGCTACGATCGACAGGCCGAACGGCTTCAGCGAAAACCTGACGTCGATCCAGAGCTACACGACGTCGACGCACAACGCCTACCAGAGTGTCGCCAACATCACGACGATCGTGCAGCAGCAAGGCTCGGGCGCATACCGCGTCTCGGGCGTAGACGTCGAGAACCCGGTCGGCCAAGGGACGGACGACGAAACCACGTTCGCGGGCTGGTACATGATCGTGCTCTACGAGCGCGCATCGGATCCGCCGCGCAACCTGGCGATCTTCGACGGGCTCGACATCGTGGCCAACGGCGCGCCGCAGAACGTGACGCTCTCGGGCTTCCTCGTCCCTCCGGCCTTCGCGAACGCCCGGCTCGGCGTCGTCGCCTTCGAGGGTGACACGACGCTCACCGGCGACTCGTTCTCGTTCGGCGCCGCGCCGCCGCTCTCGAACGCGCTGAACCCGGAGACCAACTTCTTCAACCGCACGCGCTCGAACCTCGGCCTCCCGGTCACGGTGGCCGGCGACCTGCCCCAGCTCACCGGAACGGCCGGCAGCCTCTCGGGCATGGACATGGACATCGTGGACATCACGAGCAAGCTCTCGGCGGGCCAGAAGTCCGCGCCGATCGCGGCGACGAGCACCCAGGAGCAGTACTGGCTCGCCGGCTTCGTGACGTCGATCCCGACGTACAAGCCCGACTTCTCCACGTCGGTCAAGACGGCCGTCGACGTCAACGGCGGCGCGCTCCTGGTGGGTGACACCGTCGAGTACACGATCGCCGTGACGAACACCGGCAACGACACGGCGATCAACACCGTGCTGAAGGACCCGCTCCCGATGGGCGTGACGTACGTGCCGGGCTCGATCGAGGTCGTCTCGGGCCCGAACACGGGCGCGAAGACCGACGCGCTCGCCGACGATCAGGGCGAGTACGACGCCGGCACGAACACGGTGTTCATCCGGATCGGCACGGGCGCAAACGCCATGAACGGCGGGACGATGCTCGTCAACGACACGACGACCGTGAAGTTCCGCGTGACCGTGAACCCGGACGCGACGGGCACGATCCTGAACCAGGCGATCATCACAGCCGCCGGCCAGACGGGCGCGTCGGCCGAGGACACGCCCACCGACGGCAACGGCCCGTCGCCGAACGAGCCGCCGACGCCGATCTACATCGATCAGTGCGCGTCGGACGCGAACTGCATGGCGCCCACGCCGGCCTGCAACGTGGCCGGGACGCCGAACACCTGCGTCCAGTGCGTGACGGACACGCACTGCGGCGGCGCGACGCCGTCGTGTGATGTCGCGACGAACACGTGCGTCTGCGTGCCAACGGGCGCGGAGATCTGCGACGGCCTCGACAACGACTGCAACGACACCATCGACGACGGCTTCAACGTCGGGATGGCGTGCTCGGCCGGCGAGGGCGCCTGCATGACCTCGGGCGTCTTCGCGTGCTTGCCGAACGGCACCTCGGCCTGCAACGCCTTCCCGGACGAGCCCGGCACCGAGACCTGCAACAACATCGACGACAACTGCGACGGCACCGTCGACGACGGCTTCAACGTCGGCATGGCGTGCTCAGCCGGCGTCGGCGCCTGCATGGCGTCGGGCGTCCTCGCATGCAACGCGATGGGCGTGTCGGCGTGCAACGCGGTCCCCGGCATGCCCGGGCCCGAGGTCTGCGGCGACGGCATCGACAACAACTGCGACGGCGTGACCGACGTCGGCTGCCAGGACTCCGACGGCGACGGCCTGCCCGACGACGTCGAGAACCAGGCCGGCACGGATCCGAACGACGCAGACTCGGACGACGACGGCGTGCCCGACGGCGAGGAGCCGGACTGGAACGTCGACACCGATGGCGACGGCCTCATCAATGCGCTCGATCCGGACAGCGACGACGACGGCCTCTTCGACGGCACCGAGCTCGGCAAGGACTGCACGAACCCGGCGACGGATCCGGACGCGCAGAGCTGCCGCCCCGACGCCGATCCGAGCACCACGACGGACCCGCTCGATCCGGACACGGACAACGGCGGCGTCTCCGACGGCGACGAAGATACGAACCTGAACGGCAAGATCGACGCGGGCGAGCGGGATCCGAACGATCCGGCCGACGATTCGAACGCGCCGACCGACAGCGACGGCGACGGCCTGAGCGACGATCTCGAAGAGCAAATCGGGACGAACCCGAACGACGCGGACTCGGACGACGATGGCGTGCTCGACGGCCAGGAGCCGAACCCGAGCGCGGACACCGACGGCGACGGGCTCATCAACGCGCTCGATCCGGACAGCGACAACGACGGCCTCTTCGACGGCACGGAGATGGGCAAGGACTGCTCGAATCCGGCCACGGACACGAGCAAGGGCAAGTGCATCGCCGACGAGGATCCCAGCACGACGACCTCGCCGCTCGACGCGGATACGGACAACGGCGGCGTCATCGACGGCTCCGAGGACGTGAACCGCAACGGCAAGGTGGATCCGGGCGAGATCGATCCGAACAACGGCAGCGACGACAGCACGAAGCTCGATAACGACAGCGATGGGCTGACGGACGACTACGAGAACGAGATCGGTACGAACCCGGACGATGCGGACTCGGACGACGACGGCGTCATCGACGGCGAGGAGCCCAACCCGACGGACGACACCGACGGCGACGGCATCATCAACGCGCTCGATCCGGACAGCGACGGCGACGGGCTGAAGGACGGCACGGAGATGGGCAAGAACTGCTCGAATCCGGCCACGGACGCGAGCAAGGGCAACTGCGTCCCCGACGGGGACAACGGCGCCACGACGACCTCGCCGGTGAACGCCGACACGGACGGCGGCGGCGTCTCCGACGGCGACGAGGACACGGACAAGGACGGCGTGATCGACCCAAACGAGCGGGATCCGAACGATCCGCAGGACGACAACGTCGTTCCGCCCACGGACTCGGACAACGACGGGCTGACGGACGACGAGGAGGCCGAGCTCGGGACCGATCCGAACGACGCGGACTCGGACGACGACGGCGTGCCCGACGGTCAGGAGCCGAAGCCTGGCGAGGACACGGACGGCGACGGGAAGATCAACGCGCTCGATCCGGACAGCGACAACGACGGGCTCTTCGACGGCACCGAGCTCGGCCTCGGCTGCTCGAACCCGGCCACGGACGCGGCGGCGGAGACCTGCATACCCGACGCGGACATGGGCAAGACGAAGACCGATCCGCTCGACGCGGACACGGACAACGGCGGCCTCAAGGACGGCGAAGAGGACAAGAACAAGAACGGCGTGGTCGACGCGGGCGAAAGCGATCCGCTCGATCCGGCGGACGACGCCGTGGACGGCACCATCCTGACGGGCCACGGCCTCTGCGCCGCGCGGCCCGGGAGCGATGCGACGCCTGGCGTGGGCTTCCTCCTCGCGCTCGCGGCGGGGACGGCGCTCATCCGCCGCCGAAGGCGCGGCTGA
- a CDS encoding nucleotidyltransferase family protein — MKAIVLAGGKGSRLKPYTALIPKPLMPIGEQTIVEILLRQLAHYGTRDVTLCTGHQAGLIEAVLGDGSRYGVELSYRREEQPLGTIGPLRAIAHELPERFLVMNGDILSDLDFAKLARTSAEANAPLTVCVFERATKIDLGVLELDPEGSVTGFREKPTYSFWVSMGIYAMSRETLLRFVPEGVPFGFDQLMHALLAARVPIQTHPFRGHWLDIGRSDDFAEAQDEFERNRTRYLPETKA; from the coding sequence ATGAAGGCCATCGTTCTCGCCGGGGGCAAGGGCAGCCGCCTCAAGCCGTACACGGCGCTCATCCCGAAGCCGCTCATGCCGATCGGCGAGCAGACCATCGTGGAGATCCTCCTCCGCCAGCTCGCGCATTACGGGACGCGGGACGTGACGTTGTGCACGGGCCATCAGGCCGGGCTGATCGAGGCCGTGCTCGGCGACGGCAGCCGTTACGGCGTCGAGCTCTCGTACCGGCGCGAGGAGCAGCCGCTCGGTACGATCGGTCCGCTCCGCGCGATCGCGCACGAGCTGCCGGAGCGGTTCCTCGTGATGAACGGCGACATCCTCTCCGACCTCGACTTCGCCAAGCTCGCGCGGACGAGCGCCGAGGCGAACGCGCCGCTCACGGTCTGCGTGTTCGAGCGCGCCACGAAGATCGATCTCGGCGTGCTCGAGCTCGACCCCGAGGGCTCCGTGACCGGGTTCCGGGAAAAACCGACGTACTCGTTCTGGGTGAGCATGGGCATCTACGCGATGAGCCGCGAGACGCTCCTCCGGTTCGTGCCCGAGGGCGTGCCGTTTGGCTTCGATCAGCTCATGCACGCGCTGCTCGCGGCGCGCGTGCCCATCCAGACGCACCCGTTCCGCGGGCACTGGCTCGACATCGGGCGCAGCGACGACTTCGCCGAGGCGCAGGACGAGTTCGAGCGAAATCGCACGCGTTATTTGCCCGAAACGAAGGCGTGA
- a CDS encoding tetratricopeptide repeat protein, whose product MFLPLLRAPAAALVLGALATAPFQCARDPDPEKALEEPPEDALYQLAEQFRERGDKEARITTLRFLATRYPSSRHAERARQELAELGSPVPAPSP is encoded by the coding sequence GTGTTTCTCCCGCTCCTTCGCGCGCCGGCCGCGGCTCTGGTCCTCGGTGCTCTCGCCACGGCCCCCTTTCAATGCGCGCGGGATCCCGACCCCGAGAAGGCCCTGGAAGAGCCTCCCGAGGACGCGCTGTATCAGCTCGCCGAGCAGTTCCGGGAGCGGGGCGACAAGGAGGCGCGCATCACCACGCTGCGCTTCCTCGCCACCCGTTACCCGTCGAGCCGCCACGCCGAACGCGCGCGTCAGGAGCTCGCCGAGCTCGGATCTCCCGTCCCTGCTCCCTCCCCCTGA
- the ileS gene encoding isoleucine--tRNA ligase, with product MSGRESSRKNLFKTVRPELDFPRDEAEILAFWKREGIFQKTLSAETRATGPSKGTFVFYEGPPTANGMPHNGHVLTRAVKDVFPRYKTMRGYDVPRKAGWDTHGLPVEVEVEKELRIHGKADIEKYGVEPFVARCIESVFRYTDAWEKLTDKIGFWVDLPDAYVTYHRSYVESVWWALAKLYEKGLLYQGHKVVWWWAQGGTALSSAEVGQGYKTVDDPSVFVAFPFVDDPSTSLCVWTTTPWTLPSNMYAAVRADFDYVVVDAGDRKLVVAAGLREALAKKLGKDLPVLSTTKGSALVGKKYVPPFGLYAAEASAYEAVHAVVAADFVTLDAGTGIVHVAPAFGEDDYGAHRQLLAAGKTPKDPFCAVKPDGTFVDEMGKYAGRWVKDADKDLQKDLAQAGKLVHAEQYRHEYPFCWRADDDPLIQYARPAWYIRTTALIHKAIENNQTVNWLPEHIKTGRFGDFLANNVDWALSRERYWGTPLPIWVNDQTGAMEAIDSVNTLRARPGNNVAEVERELAGAHPKTAEHLLVHKPWIDKITYQKPGEPGTYRRVSEVIDCWFDSGAMPFAQWGFPHAAGSKEKFDRAFPADFISEAIDQTRGWFYSLLMISTLVFDEETQKSLGLSRVRSYPHPYQTCVVLGHVGDREGKKESKSKGNYTPPEVILERVRMEFAVCSDVQDPLKDQPVQKGVARIAREDYEGLDLQGDSAKVKLYRADRPNEALEITLRPTSGMGKFPRRVIVMHTSDIEALGLAPAPEPLRVMPNDVPRLAQNLRVFVEDPSTPAPGADAFRWFFYASSPPWTNTRHSLTNVRAVQKEYAIKIRNVWSFFAIYANIDAFDPARGNPDARGVSPADLAKSEGYRPARERSLLDRWLLSELALTTREVTQHLDNYRLYEAAQRLVDFVDALSNWYVRRSRARFWSPAENVSAEALADKRDAYFTLYEALVVIAHLTAPFTPFLAEELYQTLVRGPWASSQPESVHLASYPAPDLAAIDESLAAEMRAVRELVSLGLQVRTLNKLKVRQPLARADVIVSNQAMRRALAQHEALIAEELNVKEVRFLEPGQEGEAVRYVLKPNFRALGPKLGKKVQLAKQVLAKANAAELRTELVTRGAIELDLDGEKVSLGPEEIEVVVEAGKDFAAAGGKAGVVVIHTALTDALRDEGLSREILSRVQGLRKDLSLGFTDRIALAVEGSERVLRVTLAAQDEIAREALVRSFEIGASTFSGERRELNVDGEALVLTIARA from the coding sequence ATGTCAGGCCGCGAATCTTCCCGGAAAAACCTCTTCAAGACCGTAAGGCCCGAGCTCGATTTCCCGAGGGACGAGGCCGAGATCCTCGCGTTCTGGAAGAGGGAGGGCATCTTCCAGAAGACGCTCTCGGCCGAGACGCGCGCCACGGGCCCTTCGAAGGGCACGTTCGTTTTCTACGAAGGTCCTCCCACGGCGAACGGCATGCCGCACAACGGCCACGTGCTCACGCGCGCCGTGAAGGACGTGTTCCCTCGGTACAAGACGATGCGCGGCTACGACGTGCCCCGCAAAGCGGGCTGGGACACGCACGGCCTGCCGGTCGAGGTCGAGGTCGAGAAAGAGCTCCGCATCCACGGCAAGGCGGACATCGAGAAGTACGGCGTCGAGCCCTTCGTGGCCCGCTGCATCGAGAGCGTGTTCCGCTACACGGACGCGTGGGAGAAGCTGACGGACAAGATCGGCTTCTGGGTCGACCTGCCCGACGCGTACGTCACGTACCACCGGAGCTACGTGGAGAGCGTCTGGTGGGCGCTCGCGAAGCTCTACGAGAAGGGCCTGCTCTACCAGGGCCACAAGGTCGTCTGGTGGTGGGCGCAGGGCGGGACGGCGCTCTCCAGCGCCGAGGTCGGTCAGGGCTACAAAACCGTCGACGATCCCAGCGTTTTTGTGGCGTTCCCGTTCGTCGACGACCCGTCCACGTCGCTCTGCGTCTGGACGACGACCCCGTGGACCTTGCCCTCGAACATGTACGCCGCGGTGCGCGCGGACTTCGACTATGTGGTCGTCGACGCGGGCGATCGGAAGCTCGTCGTGGCCGCGGGCCTGCGTGAGGCGCTCGCGAAGAAGCTCGGCAAGGACCTGCCAGTTCTTTCGACCACCAAGGGATCGGCGCTCGTCGGCAAGAAATACGTACCGCCGTTTGGCCTCTACGCGGCTGAAGCATCGGCGTACGAGGCCGTGCACGCGGTCGTCGCGGCGGATTTCGTCACGCTCGACGCGGGCACGGGCATCGTCCACGTCGCGCCCGCGTTCGGCGAGGACGACTACGGCGCCCACCGGCAGCTCCTCGCGGCGGGCAAGACGCCGAAGGATCCGTTCTGCGCCGTGAAGCCCGACGGCACGTTCGTCGACGAGATGGGCAAGTACGCGGGCCGCTGGGTGAAGGACGCCGACAAGGACCTGCAGAAGGACCTCGCGCAGGCGGGCAAGCTCGTGCACGCGGAGCAGTATCGCCACGAGTACCCGTTCTGCTGGCGCGCGGACGATGACCCGCTCATCCAGTACGCCCGTCCGGCCTGGTACATCCGCACGACCGCGCTGATCCACAAGGCGATCGAGAACAACCAGACGGTCAACTGGCTGCCCGAGCACATCAAGACGGGCCGGTTTGGCGACTTTTTGGCGAACAACGTCGACTGGGCGCTCTCGCGCGAGCGCTACTGGGGCACGCCGCTGCCGATCTGGGTGAACGACCAGACGGGCGCGATGGAGGCGATCGATTCGGTGAACACGCTGCGCGCGCGGCCTGGCAACAACGTCGCCGAGGTCGAGCGTGAGCTCGCGGGCGCGCACCCGAAGACGGCCGAGCACCTGCTCGTGCACAAGCCCTGGATCGACAAGATCACCTACCAGAAGCCCGGCGAGCCCGGCACGTACCGGCGCGTCTCCGAGGTCATCGACTGCTGGTTCGACTCGGGCGCGATGCCCTTCGCGCAGTGGGGATTTCCGCACGCGGCAGGGTCGAAGGAGAAGTTCGATCGCGCCTTCCCGGCCGACTTCATCAGCGAGGCGATCGATCAGACCCGCGGCTGGTTCTACTCGCTGCTCATGATCTCGACGCTCGTCTTCGACGAGGAGACGCAGAAGTCCCTCGGCCTCTCGCGCGTCCGCAGCTACCCGCACCCGTACCAGACCTGCGTGGTGCTCGGGCACGTCGGCGATCGCGAGGGCAAGAAGGAGAGCAAGTCGAAGGGCAACTACACGCCGCCCGAGGTCATCCTCGAGCGCGTCCGCATGGAGTTTGCCGTCTGCTCGGACGTGCAGGATCCGCTGAAGGATCAGCCCGTGCAGAAGGGGGTCGCCCGCATCGCCCGCGAGGACTACGAGGGCCTCGATCTCCAGGGCGACAGCGCCAAGGTCAAACTCTACCGCGCGGATCGACCGAACGAGGCGCTCGAGATCACGCTCCGGCCGACGTCGGGCATGGGCAAGTTCCCGCGCCGCGTCATCGTAATGCACACGTCGGACATCGAGGCCCTCGGCCTCGCGCCCGCGCCTGAGCCGCTCCGCGTCATGCCGAACGACGTGCCGCGCCTCGCCCAGAACCTCCGCGTCTTCGTCGAGGATCCTTCGACGCCCGCGCCCGGTGCCGACGCGTTCCGCTGGTTCTTCTACGCGTCCTCGCCCCCGTGGACGAACACGCGTCACTCGCTGACGAACGTGCGCGCGGTCCAGAAGGAGTACGCGATCAAGATCCGGAACGTGTGGTCGTTCTTCGCGATCTACGCGAACATCGACGCCTTCGATCCGGCCCGCGGAAACCCGGACGCCCGCGGTGTCTCGCCCGCGGATCTCGCGAAGAGCGAGGGCTACCGGCCGGCACGCGAGCGCAGCTTGCTCGATCGGTGGCTGCTCTCCGAGCTCGCCCTCACGACGCGCGAGGTCACGCAGCACCTCGACAACTACCGCCTGTACGAGGCGGCGCAGCGGCTCGTCGACTTCGTGGACGCGCTCTCGAACTGGTACGTCCGGCGGAGCCGCGCGCGCTTCTGGTCGCCCGCGGAGAACGTCTCGGCCGAGGCCCTCGCCGACAAGCGCGACGCGTACTTCACGTTGTACGAGGCGCTCGTGGTCATCGCGCACCTCACGGCCCCGTTCACGCCCTTCCTCGCCGAGGAGCTCTACCAGACCCTCGTCCGTGGCCCCTGGGCGAGCTCGCAACCCGAGAGCGTGCACCTCGCGAGTTACCCCGCGCCCGACCTCGCCGCGATCGACGAGAGCCTCGCCGCCGAGATGCGCGCCGTCCGCGAGCTCGTGAGCCTCGGCCTCCAGGTCCGCACGCTGAACAAGCTGAAGGTCCGCCAGCCCCTCGCGCGCGCCGACGTCATCGTCTCGAACCAGGCCATGCGCCGCGCGCTCGCGCAACACGAGGCGCTCATCGCCGAGGAGCTCAACGTCAAGGAAGTGCGCTTCCTCGAACCGGGGCAGGAGGGCGAGGCCGTTCGGTACGTGCTCAAACCGAACTTCCGCGCCCTCGGGCCGAAGCTCGGCAAGAAGGTGCAGCTCGCCAAGCAGGTCCTCGCCAAGGCCAATGCCGCCGAGCTACGCACCGAGCTCGTGACGCGCGGCGCGATCGAGCTCGACCTCGACGGCGAGAAGGTCTCGCTCGGGCCCGAGGAGATCGAGGTCGTCGTGGAGGCCGGCAAGGACTTCGCCGCGGCCGGCGGCAAGGCGGGCGTCGTCGTGATCCACACGGCGCTCACCGACGCACTGCGCGACGAGGGCCTCTCTCGCGAGATCCTCTCGCGCGTGCAGGGCCTGCGCAAGGACCTCTCCCTCGGCTTCACCGACCGCATCGCGCTCGCGGTCGAGGGCAGCGAGCGCGTCCTGCGCGTCACGCTCGCGGCCCAGGACGAGATCGCCCGCGAAGCGCTCGTCCGCTCGTTCGAGATCGGAGCCTCCACGTTCAGCGGCGAACGTCGCGAGCTCAACGTCGACGGCGAGGCGCTCGTCCTGACGATCGCGCGGGCCTGA